One genomic region from Anopheles bellator chromosome 2, idAnoBellAS_SP24_06.2, whole genome shotgun sequence encodes:
- the LOC131207676 gene encoding trissin receptor — protein sequence MIDFPNGTYTPNGTGSLNVMSFFTSSGFLSQLGTVGGLLALPVGNGTGTANISTALALPSFTDPVATVSYGFGVANYSGATNSSAIPPLTTALLNVNGTLEYGAAGNGALNLTHPFPNFVHKEFIFDRTDVRVIFITLYSLVFCCCFFGNLLVILVVTLSRRLRSITNFFLANLAVADLCVGVFCVMQNLTIYLIESWVFGDFLCKMYQFVHSLSYTASIFILVVICMERYFAIIHPITCKQILTSRRLRLVIVAVWITSAVYSIPKFIFVRTITNNLGDDQLETICIVNRKMFNSELFDIINFALLYVLPLLVMTVLYSRIAIALWKSSRGLERHIALQNTTSSSYSGNFHRKPSSKYDKRTAGVTESQVSVESDKVVVTTWPAQNSFHQRHGTQLTQVSHSSNNVLRARRGVIRMLMVVVLTFALCNLPFHARKMWQYWSTDYKGDSNFNALFTPLTFLVTYFNSGVNPLLYAFLSRNFRKGMRELLLCSFKKNKNKSLNQRIPLHRPRSIVVLLRHALLCWATDKPTVSLATTTQCPSPTTRSLDGIDERML from the exons ATGATAGACTTCCCGAACGGCACCTACACCCCGAACGGCACCGGTTCGCTCAATGTGATGAGTTTCTTCACCTCCAGTGGCTTCCTGAGTCAGCTCGGTACCGTCGGCGGACTGCTGGCGCTGCCCGTGGGAAACGGGACCGGGACTGCCAACATCTCCACGGCGCTGGCGCTCCCATCCTTCACCGACCCGGTAGCCACCGTTTCCTACGGGTTCGGGGTGGCCAACTACAGCGGCGCCACCAACAGCTCGGCGATTCCGCCACTAACGACCGCGCTGCTCAACGTCAACGGAACGCTCGAGTATGGGGCGGCCGGAAATGGGGCGCTCAATCTGACGCACCCATTTCCCAACTTCGTCCACAAGGAGTTCATCTTCGATCGGACCGACGTACGAGTGATATTCATCACCCTGTATTCGCTCgtattttgttgctgcttctttG GAAACCTTCTCGTGATCCTGGTCGTGACGCTCTCCAGACGGCTGCGCTCGATAACCAACTTCTTCCTCGCCAACCTGGCCGTGGCGGACCTCTGCGTGGGGGTGTTTTGTGTGATGCAAAACTTGACCATCTATTTGATCGAAAG CTGGGTGTTTGGTGACTTTCTCTGTAAGATGTATCAGTTCGTGCACTCGCTCAGCTACACGGCATCGATATTCATCCTGGTCGTCATCTGCATGGAGCGCTACTTTGCCATCATCCATCCGATCACGTGCAAACAGATTCTCACATCCCGCCGGCTGAGG CTGGTGATAGTGGCCGTTTGGATCACTTCCGCCGTCTACTCCATACCGAAGTTCATCTTTGTGCGAACCATCACCAACAACCTGGGCGATGACCAGCTGGAGACGATTTGCATCGTCAACCGGAAGATGTTCAACTCGGAGCTGTTTGACATTATCAACTTTGCGCTGCTGTacgtgctgccgctgctggtcatGACG GTGCTGTACAGCCGAATAGCGATCGCGCTGTGGAAGAGCTCCCGGGGACTCGAGCGGCACATTGCACTCCAGAACACGACCTCCTCGAGCTACTCGGGCAACTTCCACCGGAAACCGAGCAGCAAGTACGATAAGCGAACCGCCGGTGTCACCGAGAGCCAG GTTTCGGTCGAATCAGATAAGGTGGTGGTGACGACGTGGCCGGCCCAGAATAGCTTCCACCAGCGGCATGGCACCCAGCTGACCCAGGTGTCCCACTCGTCAAACAACGTGCTGCGAGCCCGACGGGGCGTCATCCGGATGCTCATGGTCGTGGTGCTTACCTTCGCCCTCTGCAACCTACCCTTTCACGCGCGCAAAATGTGGCAGTACTG GTCCACGGACTACAAGGGTGATTCAAACTTCAACGCACTCTTCACGCCGCTCACGTTCCTAGTGACGTACTTCAACTCGGGCGTCAACCCGCTGCTGTACGCCTTCCTCAGCCGCAACTTCCGCAAGGGGATgcgcgagctgctgctgtgctccttcaagaagaacaaaaacaagtCGCTCAACCAGCGGATCCCGCTGCAC CGGCCGCGCTCGATCGTCGTCCTGCTGAGGCACGCCCTGCTGTGCTGGGCCACGGACAAGCCGACCGTctcgctggccaccaccacgcagtGTCCGTCTCCGACGACCCGTTCCCTGGACGGGATCGACGAGCGGATGCTGTGA